In Desulfuromonadales bacterium, the genomic stretch GCAGTTGGTGTCGGCAGTTCGGCGCCGCTGCCGGCCAGACGCCATTCGAGCTCTTCGAGCTTGCGCACCAGGGTGGCCACGTCCCGCGCCGGCGGCAGCTGCGCCAGGCGGATCAGGGCCATTTCCAGCGTCAACCGGGGGTAGGGCGAACCAACCAACTCGGCTTCAGCCCTGAGCAGCAGCGAAAGGGCCCGCTGCAGGTCCTCCAGGGCCGTTGCCGCGGCAAGGGCCTGCAACTCCCGCAGCTCATCGACGGTCGCCTCCAGAAGCTCGCCTGGCTCCGCAAGCACCTTGCAAAGAATCAGTGAGCGGCAGACCTCCACCAGCTCCTGACAGAACTGGCGGAAGGAGTGCCCGAGGTTGTCCACCCGGCGCACCGCTTCGAGGACCCGGCGACTGTCATGCTGCAGCCACCCCTCGGCAGTGTCAAGCAGAAGCCGGCGATCGACCATGCCGAGCAGCCCCTGAACATCCTCGTCGCTGACACGTTCGCCGCAGAAGGCAATGACCTGGTCCAGGGTGGAGAGGGCGTCGCGCATGCTCCCCTCGCCGCGCCGCGCCACCAGGCCGAGAGAACGGTCGGAGATGCTGATTCCTTCGACGTCGACGATCTGCCGCAGTCGGGCAAGCACCCGCGGCAGGGAGATCTTGCGAAAATCGAAGCGCTGGCAACGCGACAGGATGGTGATCGGAATCTTGTGCGGTTCGGTGGTGGCGAAGATGAACTTGGCATGCTCGGGCGGCTCTTCCAGCGTCTTCAGGAGGGCATTGAAGGCGTTGATGGAGAGCATGTGGACTTCGTCGATGATGAATATCTTGTAGCGGCAGCGGGAAGGAAGATAACGGATATTTTCGCGCAGTTCGCGCACGTCATCGACGCCGGTATTGGAGGCACCGTCGATTTCAAAAACATCTCCTCCCTGGCCGGCGGTGATTTCCAGACAGGAGGGGCATTGGTTGCAGGGGGTCGGGGTAGGACCGAGTTCGCAGTTGAGGGCCTTGGCCAGGATCCGGGCGGCTGAAGTCTTGCCCACCCCCCGGGCACCGGTAAAGAGAAAGGCGTGATGGACCCGCCCCGTCCGGATGGCATTCCCGAGGGTCTGGCTGACGTGTTCCTGGCCAACCAGGTCCTCGAAGCTCTGGGGGCGCCATTTGCGGGCCAAGACCATATAAGACATGGGGCGCAAGGGTCTCCGTAGAGTTAAAAAGGTATGGTGCGTCAGGGAAAACCGGAAAAGATTGCCGGCACAAGTGACAGCCAGGCACCCCCGCGGCACACGGCTGGGGCCACTGC encodes the following:
- the dnaX gene encoding DNA polymerase III subunit gamma/tau, which codes for MSYMVLARKWRPQSFEDLVGQEHVSQTLGNAIRTGRVHHAFLFTGARGVGKTSAARILAKALNCELGPTPTPCNQCPSCLEITAGQGGDVFEIDGASNTGVDDVRELRENIRYLPSRCRYKIFIIDEVHMLSINAFNALLKTLEEPPEHAKFIFATTEPHKIPITILSRCQRFDFRKISLPRVLARLRQIVDVEGISISDRSLGLVARRGEGSMRDALSTLDQVIAFCGERVSDEDVQGLLGMVDRRLLLDTAEGWLQHDSRRVLEAVRRVDNLGHSFRQFCQELVEVCRSLILCKVLAEPGELLEATVDELRELQALAAATALEDLQRALSLLLRAEAELVGSPYPRLTLEMALIRLAQLPPARDVATLVRKLEELEWRLAGSGAELPTPTAASRPQSPVAREGTPPKKAEAPASPASGGTGWQGLVDHVKGRRPLLASLLEHGSLIALQLPLLDIGFPAHSFLLEQVRDPEALAALQELAAGFFGEPVTIRISPLDGPQKVTPSLLEERQAQESDRKKRLREDALAHPMVKATLAVFTGEVKEVKPIDKGFV